In Pyrus communis chromosome 8, drPyrComm1.1, whole genome shotgun sequence, one genomic interval encodes:
- the LOC137743485 gene encoding dof zinc finger protein DOF3.6-like isoform X1, whose product MVFSSIPVYVDPPNWHQQPNYHPLGGTTAGSENPHEFPPLPPPPSLTHVCGAGSISGVGGGPGSIRPSSMSDRARLAKIPQPETALKCPRCESTNTKFCYFNNYSLTQPRHFCKTCRRYWTRGGALRSVPVGGGCRRNKKTKSNSSSSSRSKSPVATGDHIQTGSNSITNNSSNHMIGNTPHHLTQLPPSTHQSLPFLASSIPSLGRYGVAGNMGLNFNEIQQEQTDHHHHHMGFQFHQIAGGNNMNNLSGGILGGDHNNQWRNSNLQQIPFLVGTGFESSTSTGLYPFQTGDQGVDHQATTDPMVGNNSRVNTEQLPPPVKTEDNHGLTFTSTPISAETNNSQFWGGNLNAWTDLSGLNSSSTSHLL is encoded by the exons ATGGTTTTCTCATCTATTCCAGTTTATGTGGATCCTCCCAATTGGCACCAG CAACCAAATTATCATCCACTAGGAGGTACTACTGCTGGAAGTGAAAATCCACATGAATTTCCACCACTCCCTCCACCACCGTCACTAACTCATGTCTGTGGTGCAGGCAGTATTAGTGGTGTTGGTGGTGGCCCAGGCTCCATCAGACCCAGTTCGATGTCTGATCGAGCCCGTCTGGCAAAGATTCCACAACCAGAAACTGCGCTCAAGTGTCCTCGGTGTGAGTCCACCAACACCAAGTTTTGCTACTTCAATAACTACAGCCTCACTCAGCCTCGCCACTTCTGCAAGACATGTCGGCGCTATTGGACCCGAGGAGGTGCCCTAAGGAGCGTTCCTGTTGGAGGAGGATGTCGCCGAAACAAGAAAACTAaaagcaacagcagcagcagcagtcgATCCAAATCTCCAGTAGCCACTGGCGATCATATCCAAACAGGTTCCAACTCAATTACCAACAACTCATCAAATCATATGATTGGAAATACTCCTCATCATTTGACACAACTACCACCAAGTACTCATCAATCACTACCATTTCTAGCCTCATCCATACCAAGTCTAGGTCGTTATGGAGTAGCTGGGAACATGGGATTGAACTTCAATGAGATCCAGCAGGAACAGACtgatcatcaccatcatcatatGGGGTTTCAGTTTCATCAGATTGCAGGAGGCAATAATATGAACAATTTAAGTGGTGGAATATTAGGAGGGGATCATAATAATCAGTGGCGTAATTCGAACTTGCAGCAAATTCCATTTTTGGTTGGTACCGGGTTTGAATCATCAACATCAACAGGTTTATACCCATTTCAAACGGGTGATCAAGGAGTCGATCATCAAGCAACAACTGATCCAATGGTTGGGAATAATTCTAGGGTTAATACTGAGCAGTTGCCTCCTCCAGTGAAAACTGAAGATAATCATGGTCTTACTTTTACAAGTACCCCTATTTCAGCGGAAACTAACAATAGCCAGTTCTGGGGTGGAAATTTGAATGCGTGGACAGATTTATCAGGGCTCAACTCTTCTTCCACAAGCCATCTCTTGTAA
- the LOC137743485 gene encoding dof zinc finger protein DOF3.6-like isoform X2, with product MVFSSIPVYVDPPNWHQQPNYHPLGGSISGVGGGPGSIRPSSMSDRARLAKIPQPETALKCPRCESTNTKFCYFNNYSLTQPRHFCKTCRRYWTRGGALRSVPVGGGCRRNKKTKSNSSSSSRSKSPVATGDHIQTGSNSITNNSSNHMIGNTPHHLTQLPPSTHQSLPFLASSIPSLGRYGVAGNMGLNFNEIQQEQTDHHHHHMGFQFHQIAGGNNMNNLSGGILGGDHNNQWRNSNLQQIPFLVGTGFESSTSTGLYPFQTGDQGVDHQATTDPMVGNNSRVNTEQLPPPVKTEDNHGLTFTSTPISAETNNSQFWGGNLNAWTDLSGLNSSSTSHLL from the exons ATGGTTTTCTCATCTATTCCAGTTTATGTGGATCCTCCCAATTGGCACCAG CAACCAAATTATCATCCACTAGGAG GCAGTATTAGTGGTGTTGGTGGTGGCCCAGGCTCCATCAGACCCAGTTCGATGTCTGATCGAGCCCGTCTGGCAAAGATTCCACAACCAGAAACTGCGCTCAAGTGTCCTCGGTGTGAGTCCACCAACACCAAGTTTTGCTACTTCAATAACTACAGCCTCACTCAGCCTCGCCACTTCTGCAAGACATGTCGGCGCTATTGGACCCGAGGAGGTGCCCTAAGGAGCGTTCCTGTTGGAGGAGGATGTCGCCGAAACAAGAAAACTAaaagcaacagcagcagcagcagtcgATCCAAATCTCCAGTAGCCACTGGCGATCATATCCAAACAGGTTCCAACTCAATTACCAACAACTCATCAAATCATATGATTGGAAATACTCCTCATCATTTGACACAACTACCACCAAGTACTCATCAATCACTACCATTTCTAGCCTCATCCATACCAAGTCTAGGTCGTTATGGAGTAGCTGGGAACATGGGATTGAACTTCAATGAGATCCAGCAGGAACAGACtgatcatcaccatcatcatatGGGGTTTCAGTTTCATCAGATTGCAGGAGGCAATAATATGAACAATTTAAGTGGTGGAATATTAGGAGGGGATCATAATAATCAGTGGCGTAATTCGAACTTGCAGCAAATTCCATTTTTGGTTGGTACCGGGTTTGAATCATCAACATCAACAGGTTTATACCCATTTCAAACGGGTGATCAAGGAGTCGATCATCAAGCAACAACTGATCCAATGGTTGGGAATAATTCTAGGGTTAATACTGAGCAGTTGCCTCCTCCAGTGAAAACTGAAGATAATCATGGTCTTACTTTTACAAGTACCCCTATTTCAGCGGAAACTAACAATAGCCAGTTCTGGGGTGGAAATTTGAATGCGTGGACAGATTTATCAGGGCTCAACTCTTCTTCCACAAGCCATCTCTTGTAA
- the LOC137743485 gene encoding dof zinc finger protein DOF2.4-like isoform X3 codes for MVFSSIPVYVDPPNWHQQPNYHPLGGTTAGSENPHEFPPLPPPPSLTHVCGAGSISGVGGGPGSIRPSSMSDRARLAKIPQPETALKCPRCESTNTKFCYFNNYSLTQPRHFCKTCRRYWTRGGALRSVPVGGGCRRNKKTKSNSSSSSRSKSPVATGDHIQTASSIPSLGRYGVAGNMGLNFNEIQQEQTDHHHHHMGFQFHQIAGGNNMNNLSGGILGGDHNNQWRNSNLQQIPFLVGTGFESSTSTGLYPFQTGDQGVDHQATTDPMVGNNSRVNTEQLPPPVKTEDNHGLTFTSTPISAETNNSQFWGGNLNAWTDLSGLNSSSTSHLL; via the exons ATGGTTTTCTCATCTATTCCAGTTTATGTGGATCCTCCCAATTGGCACCAG CAACCAAATTATCATCCACTAGGAGGTACTACTGCTGGAAGTGAAAATCCACATGAATTTCCACCACTCCCTCCACCACCGTCACTAACTCATGTCTGTGGTGCAGGCAGTATTAGTGGTGTTGGTGGTGGCCCAGGCTCCATCAGACCCAGTTCGATGTCTGATCGAGCCCGTCTGGCAAAGATTCCACAACCAGAAACTGCGCTCAAGTGTCCTCGGTGTGAGTCCACCAACACCAAGTTTTGCTACTTCAATAACTACAGCCTCACTCAGCCTCGCCACTTCTGCAAGACATGTCGGCGCTATTGGACCCGAGGAGGTGCCCTAAGGAGCGTTCCTGTTGGAGGAGGATGTCGCCGAAACAAGAAAACTAaaagcaacagcagcagcagcagtcgATCCAAATCTCCAGTAGCCACTGGCGATCATATCCAAACAG CCTCATCCATACCAAGTCTAGGTCGTTATGGAGTAGCTGGGAACATGGGATTGAACTTCAATGAGATCCAGCAGGAACAGACtgatcatcaccatcatcatatGGGGTTTCAGTTTCATCAGATTGCAGGAGGCAATAATATGAACAATTTAAGTGGTGGAATATTAGGAGGGGATCATAATAATCAGTGGCGTAATTCGAACTTGCAGCAAATTCCATTTTTGGTTGGTACCGGGTTTGAATCATCAACATCAACAGGTTTATACCCATTTCAAACGGGTGATCAAGGAGTCGATCATCAAGCAACAACTGATCCAATGGTTGGGAATAATTCTAGGGTTAATACTGAGCAGTTGCCTCCTCCAGTGAAAACTGAAGATAATCATGGTCTTACTTTTACAAGTACCCCTATTTCAGCGGAAACTAACAATAGCCAGTTCTGGGGTGGAAATTTGAATGCGTGGACAGATTTATCAGGGCTCAACTCTTCTTCCACAAGCCATCTCTTGTAA